Proteins found in one Carassius auratus strain Wakin chromosome 12, ASM336829v1, whole genome shotgun sequence genomic segment:
- the vkorc1 gene encoding vitamin K epoxide reductase complex subunit 1, with protein MSSSHSSTGVPKWEYLVRFVLCFLGLVLSVYALHVELSRENDPEYRAMCDLGHSVSCSKVFTSRWGRGFGLVQIFTSKDSLLNQPNSVLGIIFYALQLGLGQLVSSRAAFLLVISSWVSVAGSVYLAVILAFVLGDFCVVCVSTYVINFALLYTNLKRRTGLEGRVKKGKRE; from the exons ATGTCCTCGAGTCATTCCTCTACAGGAGTTCCTAAATGGGAATATCTCGTCCGCTTCGTCCTGTGTTTTCTGGGTTTAGTTCTCTCGGTTTACGCGTTGCATGTCGAGCTGTCCCGGGAGAACGATCCCGAGTATCGCGCGATGTGCGACCTGGGCCACTCCGTGAGCTGCTCTAAAGTCTTCACATCCAG ATGGGGACGTGGATTTGGGCTCGTCCAGATCTTTACTTCCAAAGACAGCCTGTTAAATCAGCCAAACAGTGTCTTGGGAATCATTTTCTATGCATTGCAGCTGGGTTTAG GCCAGCTGGTGTCCAGTAGAGCAGCGTTCCTCCTTGTCATATCTTCTTGGGTGTCAGTGGCTGGATCTGTATATCTGGCTGTTATTCTGGCATTCGTCTTGGGTGATTTCTGCGTGGTCTGTGTCTCAACCTACGTCATAAACTTTGCTCTCCTCTACACAAACCTAAAGAGAAGGACGGGACTGGAGGGACGTGTGAAGAAAGGGAAGCGTGAatga
- the LOC113112189 gene encoding uncharacterized protein LOC113112189 produces the protein MICAEGEAAEGTCYGDPGGPLQCEQDSVWILAGVTNPSCGTGIAPDIYARVSKFQNWIMENVNGTDIGFVTFTSDGEDKDSNFLCSGEDIDMDNSVNGTISYRQVTSGELLLAASNNLNRYFPNLNFTASWLFIATWDKVPYYNNPQLVNNNGHLTFEPFDESLPKAFPVNSSRDIIAPLWTKFDCSISGSISYHIVTQGCILDRARNDIKQYFPQLGFSVHTVFIATWNSLPYLNNPTTAGYDTINSTNYFSIPVPDENKLFNSSNVNVPGRWVFRVDGGPEEGIFYPYGDEEDEMNPQSDDGSSPPIPLLQPFVYFGRLYDNIFVNNNGDLTFDEPFSQYNPYYFPAYSTKDIIAPLWADINNNNEGTISYRQVTDALLLNRASRDINKYFPNINFSASWVFIATWDKVPYYINKEAESTFQVVLVSGKNLSFTLMHYDFITPIQSVESGFDTINSTNFISLPVMDIANLPYTSNVNIMGRWVFRVDHVTGHNGLFYPTGYQDSQNLCQSNGISTALDLQNPPSKLF, from the exons ATGATCTGTGCTGAAGGAGAGGCTGCTGAAGGAACGTGTTAT GGAGATCCTGGTGGTCCATTACAGTGTGAGCAGGATTCTGTCTGGATCTTAGCTGGCGTCACTAATCCTTCTTGTGGCACTGGAATTGCTCCTGACATCTATGCTCGAGTATCCAAATTCCAAAACTGGATAATGGAGAATGTTAATGGAACAGATATTGGCTTTGTGACTTTTACATCTGATGGTGAAGATAAGGACAGCAACTTTCTGTGCAGTGGAGAAGATATAG ACATGGACAACAGCGTCAATGGAACAATCTCCTATCGTCAGGTCACCAGTGGTGAACTCTTACTAGCAGCTTCAAACAACTTAAACCGTTATTTTCCAAATCTGAACTTCACTGCGTCATGGCTGTTCATTGCCACTTGGGATAAAGTGCCGTATTATAACAACCCACAATTG GTCAACAATAATGGGCATTTGACGTTTGAACCGTTTGATGAAAGCCTCCCCAAGGCTTTCCCTGTCAACTCTTCTAGAGACATTATAGCTCCACTCTGGACAAAGTTTGACTGTAGCATCAGTGGAAGCATCTCCTACCACATTGTAACTCAAGGCTGCATTCTGGACAGAGCGAGAAATGATATCAAACAGTATTTCCCTCAGTTGGGGTTCTCAGTGCATACAGTCTTCATTGCTACGTGGAATAGCCTGCCCTATTTGAACAACCCCACTACG GCTGGCTACGACACAATAAActcaacaaattatttttcaatccCTGTGCCTGATGAAAATAAGCTGTTCAACTCCAGCAATGTCAATGTGCCGGGACGCTGGGTATTTCGTGTTGATGGTGGACCTGAGGAGG GAATATTCTATCCATATGGAGATGAAGAGGATGAGATGAACCCGCAGTCAGATGATGGAAGTTCTCCACCGATTCCTCTGCTGCAGCCATTTGTGTACTTTGGCCGTTTATATGACAACATATTT gtaAATAATAATGGAGACCTGACCTTtgatgagccattttcccagtaTAATCCCTATTATTTTCCTGCATACTCGACTAAAGACATCATCGCTCCACTGTGGgcagacattaataataataatgaagggACTATCTCTTACCGACAAGTAACAGATGCTCTTCTTTTAAATCGGGCTTCAAGAGacataaacaaatattttccaaACATTAACTTTTCTGCCTCTTGggtttttattgctacatgggaTAAAGTCCCATACTACATAAACAAAGAGGCG GAGTCGACCTTTCAAGTGGTGTTGGTGTCTGGCAAAAACCTGTCATTTACTCTCATGCATTATGATTTCATCACTCCCATCCAAAGTGTAGAG TCTGGCTTTGACACAATAAATTCTACTAATTTCATTTCACTTCCTGTTATGGACATTGCAAATCTACCATACACAAGCAATGTCAACATCATGGGTCGATGGGTATTTCGTGTTGACCATGTAACAGGCCACAATG gtcTGTTTTATCCAACTGGCTATCAGGACTCTCAGAACCTCTGTCAAAGTAATGGAATCTCAACAGCTCTGGACTTGCA GAATCCTCCTTCCAAGTTGTTCTAG
- the LOC113112190 gene encoding alpha-tectorin-like, whose product MNYGNISSTDQRFQAGYNTINSTHYFSIPVPDENKLFNSSNVNVPGRWVFRVDGGPEEGIFYPYGDEEDEMNPQSDDGSSPPIPLLQPFVYFGRLYDKIFVNNNGHLTFNEPFYQWYPYYFPKYSSIDIIAPLWTDIYNSEQGTISYRQVTDARILNRASREVNKYFPRLNFSASWVFIATWDKVPYYANRESESTFQVVLVSGKNMSFTFMHYDFITPTQSAESGLDTINSTNFFSIPFSDIANLPYTSNVNVKGRWVFRVDNSSENNEFFR is encoded by the exons ATGAACTACGGAAATATCTCCTCAACTGATCAAAGGTTTCAG GCAGGCTATAACACAATAAActcaacacattatttttcaatccCTGTGCCTGATGAAAATAAGCTGTTCAACTCCAGCAATGTCAATGTGCCGGGACGCTGGGTATTTCGTGTTGATGGTGGACCTGAGGAGG GAATATTCTATCCATATGGAGATGAAGAGGATGAGATGAACCCGCAGTCAGATGATGGAAGTTCTCCACCGATTCCTCTGCTGCAGCCATTTGTGTACTTTGGCCGTTtatatgacaaaatattt GTGAATAATAATGGACACCTAACTTTTAATGAGCCGTTTTACCAGTGGTATCCCTACTATTTTCCTAAATACTCATCTATAGACATTATCGCTCCACTGTGGACAGACATTTATAATAGTGAGCAAGGAACCATCTCTTACCGACAAGTAACAGATGCTCGTATCTTGAATCGGGCATCGAGAGAAGTTAACAAATATTTTCCCAGACTGAACTTCTCCGCCTCTTGggtttttattgctacatgggaTAAAGTACCATACTATGCAAACAGAGAGTCA GAATCAACCTTCCAAGTGGTTTTGGTGTCTGGCAAAAACATGTCATTTACTTTCATGCATTATGATTTTATCACTCCCACCCAAAGCGCAGAG tctgggCTTGACACAATTAATTCTACCAATTTCTTTTCAATTCCTTTTTCTGACATCGCAAATCTGCCATACACAAGCAATGTAAACGTCAAGGGTAGATGGGTATTTCGAGTTGacaattcatcagaaaacaatg AGTTTTTTAGGTAG